One window of the Oncorhynchus keta strain PuntledgeMale-10-30-2019 chromosome 31, Oket_V2, whole genome shotgun sequence genome contains the following:
- the LOC118364592 gene encoding gamma-glutamylcyclotransferase translates to MDDNIEIHTFLYFAYGSNLLKERLQLKNPSASIHCVARLQDYKLIFGNYKGLASDRWHGGVATIENSPADEVWGVVWRMNVADLESLDSQENVRLGAYSPVEVNVKTRGQELNCRTYIMNSCIYAPPSPQYLKVILMGAEQNGLPKNYQEKLRSIETNKYEGPLPVMAELERIMKRAKERANHRSDA, encoded by the exons atGGATGACAACATAGAAATCCACACCTTCCTGTACTTTGCCTACGGCAGCAACCTACTGAAGGAAAGGCTCCAGCTCAAGAACCCCTCCGCTTCCATCCACTGTGTGGCCAGGCTACAG gaCTACAAGCTGATATTTGGGAACTACAAGGGTCTGGCCAGTGACCGCTGGCATGGGGGTGTGGCGACCATCGAGAACAGCCCAGCGGACGAGGTGTGGGGAGTGGTATGGAGGATGAACGTGGCCGACCTCGAGTCTCTAGACAG ccaggAGAACGTGAGACTAGGGGCCTACAGCCCTGTGGAGGTGAATGTGAAGACTCGGGGCCAAGAGCTCAACTGTCGCACCTACATCATGAACAGCTGTATTTACGCTCCACCGTCTCCACAGTACCTCAAG GTGATTTTAATGGGGGCGGAGCAGAATGGCTTGCCAAAGAACTACCAGGAGAAGCTGAGGTCCATCGAGACCAACAAGTATGAGGGCCCACTGCCTGTCATGGCTGAG